A part of Rhinoderma darwinii isolate aRhiDar2 chromosome 1, aRhiDar2.hap1, whole genome shotgun sequence genomic DNA contains:
- the TMED7 gene encoding transmembrane emp24 domain-containing protein 7 encodes MLQCLVHDSRVGSLLSLFLLILGCATASEITFELPDNAKQCFYEDITQGTKCTLEFQVITGGHYDVDCRLEDPDGIVLYKEMKKQYDSFTFTASRNGTYKFCFSNEFSTFTHKTVYFDFQVGEDPPLFPSENRATALTQMESACVSIHEALKSVIDYQTHFRLREAQGRSRAEDLNTRVAYWSVGEAVILLVVSIGQVFLLKSFFSDKRTTTTRVGS; translated from the exons ATGCTGCAGTGTCTGGTACATGATTCCCGGGTAGGGTCCTTGCTGTCACTATTCCTGCTAATTCTGGGATGTGCCACTGCATCTGAAATTACATTTGAACTGCCCGATAATGCCAAGCAGTGCTTCTATGAAGACATCACTCAGGGAACCAAGTGTACGCTGGAATTCCAG GTCATCACCGGTGGCCATTATGATGTGGATTGCCGGCTTGAAGACCCAGATGGGATTGTGCTGTACAAGGAGATGAAGAAACAATACGATAGCTTTACTTTTACAGCTTCTCGTAATGGAACATACAAGTTCTGCTTTAGTAATGAGTTCTCGACTTTCACACACAAGACTGTCTACTTTGACTTCCAAGTTGGAGAAGACCCACCACTGTTTCCCAGTGAGAACCGAGCCACTGCCCTGACACAG ATGGAATCCGCTTGTGTTTCAATCCACGAAGCACTGAAGTCCGTCATCGACTACCAGACACATTTCCGCTTAAGAGAGGCACAAGGCCGCAGCAGGGCAGAGGATCTGAATACCAGAGTAGCCTATTGGTCTGTAGGGGAGGCAGTTATTCTCTTAGTTGTAAGCATTGGACAGGTCTTTCTTCTTAAAAGCTTCTTCTCCGATAAAAGAACAACCACAACACGCGTTGGATCATAA